GGTGTCGACATTGGGGCGGTCCAGCGGCGCCATCAGGCCGCTGTGCCGCCCGCCTGGGAAGGCAGGCATGCGTTGGGTTATACCCGACGAGCGCGATCAGAACCGCGCCACTCGTCGTTGCGCTTCTAGCCAAGGCGTTCAGCCTTGGCGTCGTCGCGCGCCTAGATTGACACGGTTCTGATCACGCTTCCTTCAGACGCGGAACCCGGAGCCGGTGAGGTTCATGCGCGAGCGGTACCACTCATGGAAGTGCTGCATGCCGTCTTCCATCGGGCTCTGGTAGGGACCGATCTCGTCGTCGCCGCGCTGGAGCAGCGCCTTGCGGCCGGCATCCATGCGCTCCGCGATCTCGTCGTCCTCGATGCAGGTTTCCATGTAGGCGGCCTGCTGGGCTTCGACGAATTCGCGCTCGAAAGCGGAGATCTCCTCCGGGTAGTAGAACTCGACCATGTTCAGGGTCTTGTCGACCGAGACCGGATGGACCGTGGACACGGTGAGCACGTGCGGATACCACTCGACCATGATGTGCGGGTAGTAGGTGAGCCAGATCGCGCCCTGCTCGGGCGTCTCGCCCAGCCGGTAGTTCATCAGCGCCTTCTGCCAACGCTCGTACACCTGGCTGCCGTACTTGCCCAGGCGGTTGGCCACGCCGACCGACTGCACCGAGTAGTCCTTCCTGAATTCCCAGCGCAGGTCGTCGCAGGTGACGAAGTTGCCCAGGCCGGGATGGAAGGGCCCCACGTGGTAGTCCTCGAGGTAAACCTCGATGAAGGTCTTCCAGTTGTAGTTGCACTCGTGCAGCTCGACGTGGTCCAGCACCATGCCGCTGAAATCCAGCTTGGAGCGCAGGGCCATGCCACCGAGCGCCTGCTCGACGTCGATGCCGTTACGCTCGAACAGCAGGCCGTTCCACTCCTGGAGCTCGTAGTTGTTCAGGTTCAGGCAAGGGTCTTCCGCGAAGTGCGGGGCGCCCAGCAGGGTGCCGGCCGGGCTGCCGCTGCCGCCGCTGTAGGTCCAGCGATGCAGCGGACACACCACGTTGCCACTCGCGCCCGGCGTCCCGGCGATGGAGCCGCGGCCCTTGAGTATCACCGCCTGGCGGTGGCGGCAGACGTTGGAAATGAGCTCCACGCCGCGCGGCGTACGCAGCAGGGCGCGGCCCTCGCCTTCATGCGGCAGGGCGTAGTAGTCGCCTTCGTTCGGAACGCTGAGTTGATGCCCCACATAGCGGGGCCCGCGCTGAAAGATGGTTTCCAGTTCGCGCTGGAAAAGCGCCTTGTCGAAATAGCTGGAAACGGGCAGTTGGCTTTCGGCCTGCTGTAGCTGAAGACTTAAATCAGACATGGTGTCCTGACCTAGAGACTCCCCCTATGAAGGGGCAGGGAAGCGCTGTTCAGTGAAGAATTGGCGCGGGGAGGGACGAAATAAAAACCGGGCAGATGCCCGGATGGAGGGAGGGGCATTGTACCCCGGGGTACCGATGACGCGCCCGGCCCGACCTTGAGCTGTCTCAAAGCCTAGAATTCATACTTTTCCACGGATACGCATGCCCACGGCCCCCTTCCAAACTCCTGCCAGCTACGA
Above is a window of Ramlibacter tataouinensis DNA encoding:
- a CDS encoding aromatic ring-hydroxylating oxygenase subunit alpha → MSDLSLQLQQAESQLPVSSYFDKALFQRELETIFQRGPRYVGHQLSVPNEGDYYALPHEGEGRALLRTPRGVELISNVCRHRQAVILKGRGSIAGTPGASGNVVCPLHRWTYSGGSGSPAGTLLGAPHFAEDPCLNLNNYELQEWNGLLFERNGIDVEQALGGMALRSKLDFSGMVLDHVELHECNYNWKTFIEVYLEDYHVGPFHPGLGNFVTCDDLRWEFRKDYSVQSVGVANRLGKYGSQVYERWQKALMNYRLGETPEQGAIWLTYYPHIMVEWYPHVLTVSTVHPVSVDKTLNMVEFYYPEEISAFEREFVEAQQAAYMETCIEDDEIAERMDAGRKALLQRGDDEIGPYQSPMEDGMQHFHEWYRSRMNLTGSGFRV